tgggagaagttgcagaattggtggctgactaaatactttttttccccactgtataaccatCTTTTACACAAGCAACTAAAAATCCCTTTACCATACAATTAGAAGACTCAGTCTCAACTTCTAAATTCTGGGTTGAAATCACAAACATGAACCTTTAAATAATCAAACTTATGTCCTCTCTTTAGCTATAAACCATATAGTAGATAAACATTTTGTTCATAGCTCTATCTTAATTTTCTTGTATTTGATCCATGTCAGTTTACTTCCATAAATTATATTCAACCAGTTTCAAATGTTTATGTTATTAAACTCAATAACACTTTAGTACAAAAACAGAAGATACAATTTTAGATATATTGCTTGTGGAGGAGAAACAAAAACAAACCTACTCACAAACCTACTAATTTAGGGTCTAAAAAGACTCAAAACAAACACCTGTGGAATAGGAGGTGGTGAAAGTGCTTTCAAAATGGCTGCTGGCTGAACAGTACTTTAGCTGGAGGAGGCACAGTTCTTGTTGAGGTAGGACTTAATATTGGCTAtgacctccctctcctcctccagggtCATGTCCAGGTAGTCCTCTTCGTGTAGGGGGATGTCCTCCAGCACCTCATTCACCAGGTCCACGTCCATAGGGGCCTCCCTTTGGCTCCCAGAGCCTGGATACACCAATGACAACAgtgtcatgttcattagggctcTCCTTTGGCGATTTGGGTATAAAAGGCATCCTGGTGCCTTAAGTATCAGCAGCATATAGACATTGAATGCCTCTTTCTCACATACACCTCTGAACAGTGAAATACTACGGCTAAATTCAATTGTATTAACTGTCTGCATGCTTCTCTGTGTATGTACGTGCGTGCATGTCAGTCCTCCCTGTGGACACGGAGGAGGTGCTGGGATCCTCGGACAGTGAGGAGGCGGGAGAGGGGCAGAGCAGCTCTGGGGGCAGGACCCCCTGGTtgtcctcagcagcctcctgctCAAAACCCAGGTATATCAGCTATGGCGAAGGGATAAGGTACTATCTACATACCTTTTACATAGACATAGTgactagagcgagagagagaaagaaagaggtagAAGCTTGTTACCTGCTCAACCCTGGATTGATCTATGGGGAGCTCTATGCTGTTGGTTCTAGCAGCAGACTCAGCCTGGGTGGAATCTAGAAGCATCTAGAGGAAACAAGCAAAGTATGCTAGCTTGCTCCTACACTCTTCTGTTAGCTAACGTAACGTTGCTTCATGGCTGTGGTTATGGTAACATGTTTTGATGGGTGGCATATCCTCCTTCAAGGCGTATTGAGAAACAATGGGTGTTTTTGCAGTAGCGGCGATGGTCTCGCACCCTGTAGGCTCCGTCCATGTCTCCGTCTGTCTGATTGAGGGCCGAGGCAGCGTCTTTCTTGGAGTAACCCAGCTCTCTGAGAATAGCCAGGTCCTCCACACGCCTCCTCCTCTTCTCACTCTCCTTCCGtttcatctcctccctctcctgacAGGGACAGACAAAACCATAGAATTACACTCAATATGGCCACCGGTCCACCCATCATGGGACACcgacttgaatgggaatgtttGTTTTAGTAATTGTATTTCTATGATAACTTTGGTGCTATTAGGACATGCTGCAACTATATCAAGTGAGTGTTGACATCTTTTTTCCACTATGGGACTTCTCATAGAAATATAGGACATCCCCATTCAAGTAAACGTTGTGTCATTCTATTGCTATGGGGGGGGACACCTGTCTCCTATGGGTGATTTTCTGCGCGGCCTTGTTTACGATGCCATGGCAGGCCCTCAGACCCAGACGGGCTTCCTGCTCAGAGAACCCCAGATCCATCAGCTCTTTCATCTCCCCTGGGTCCAGACACAGACGCCCATACAGATCCTCAGCCTAGAACACAGCAGGGGTTAAAGGTAGAATCAGTAATATTAAATAATTATACACAAACGCCAATACAGATCCTCCACCTAGAATACAGCAGGGGTTAAAGGTAGAATCAGTAATATTACATTATTGTACACAGACGCCCATACAGATCCTCCACCTAGAACACAGCAGGGGTTAAAGGTAGAatcagtaatatattacagtgaGGTACCTCCCTGCTTACAGAAATGTTGTTATTAATGTCTGGAGACAAGAGGATCTGGAAACAGGGCTATAATGATGTACTACACCTGCTTTAGCTTCTGTGTGGCCTGGTGCTCATTATCACACAAGTGCGCcagtattttacatttacattttagtcatttagcagacgctcttatccagagcgacttacagttagtgaatacatatttttttatactggccccctgtgggaatcaaaccgctctatcaactgagctacatccctaccggccattccctcccctaccctggaccaattgtgcgccgcccatgagtctcccggtcgca
This sequence is a window from Coregonus clupeaformis isolate EN_2021a chromosome 7, ASM2061545v1, whole genome shotgun sequence. Protein-coding genes within it:
- the LOC121569185 gene encoding NEDD8 ultimate buster 1-like, which gives rise to MFGHFNFALKWFLFTEKRLDEQNVKNNSKIMVLLVSEPERKKQMVEVEEKKRTQDQSVQRTQKGFQILSERDGTDDPAMTPFLEIADQKGNPLRLCDFCPKALILAMGFHEKGRALMKKKQYDAALCHLVQADDQFGKCGSKLLSTVDNYAVLQLDIVWCYQALEALFCLDDSKQRLQRAEDCFLKCYGDRQQRLMKIKGNTGREEGLFLRLYLLQSILAHLCDNEHQATQKLKQAEDLYGRLCLDPGEMKELMDLGFSEQEARLGLRACHGIVNKAAQKITHRRQEREEMKRKESEKRRRRVEDLAILRELGYSKKDAASALNQTDGDMDGAYRMLLDSTQAESAARTNSIELPIDQSRVEQEAAEDNQGVLPPELLCPSPASSLSEDPSTSSVSTGRTDMEAPMDVDLVNEVLEDIPLHEEDYLDMTLEEEREVIANIKSYLNKNCASSS